From a single Leopardus geoffroyi isolate Oge1 chromosome E1, O.geoffroyi_Oge1_pat1.0, whole genome shotgun sequence genomic region:
- the LOC123603660 gene encoding keratin-associated protein 3-3 has protein sequence MACCVPCCCSVPTGPATTICSSDRCCRCGVCLPSTCPHTTWLLEPTCCDNCPPPCHIPQPCVPTCFLLNSCQPTPCLETINLTTYTQPSCEPCISSCC, from the coding sequence ATGGCTTGCTGTGTCCCCTGCTGCTGCAGCGTCCCCACCGGCCCCGCCACCACCATCTGCTCCTCTGACAGATGCTGCCGGTGCGGAGTCTGCCTGCCCAGCACCTGCCCACACACGACTTGGTTACTGGAGCCAACCTGCTGTGAcaactgccccccaccctgccacatTCCCCAGCCCTGTGTGCCCACCTGCTTCCTGCTCAACTCCTGCCAGCCCACGCCGTGCCTGGAGACCATCAACCTCACAACCTATACCCAGCCCAGCTGTGAGCCCTGCATCTCAAGCTGCTGCTGA
- the LOC123603659 gene encoding keratin-associated protein 3-3 has translation MACCVPCCCSVPTGPATTICSSDRCCRCGVCLPSTCPHTTWLLEPTCCDNCPPPCHIPQPCVPTCFLLNSCQPTPCLETINLTTYTQPSCEPCISSCC, from the coding sequence ATGGCTTGCTGTGTCCCCTGCTGCTGCAGCGTCCCCACCGGCCCCGCCACCACCATCTGCTCCTCTGACAGATGCTGCCGGTGCGGAGTCTGCCTGCCCAGCACCTGCCCACACACGACTTGGTTACTGGAGCCAACCTGCTGTGAcaactgccccccaccctgccacatTCCCCAGCCCTGTGTGCCCACCTGCTTCCTGCTCAACTCCTGCCAGCCCACCCCGTGCCTGGAGACCATCAACCTCACAACCTATACCCAGCCCAGCTGTGAGCCCTGCATCTCAAGCTGCTGCTGA